Genomic window (Verrucomicrobiia bacterium):
ACTGCGGGCACGAACGCATCCGTGCCGTCGGCCAGCGCGTCGGCTTCAGCTTCGATGGCATTGTCGAGAAAACGATCAATGAGAATGGGGCGGTCCGGGGAAAGATCCACGGCTTTGTTGACGTATTCCTTTAACATTTCCTCATCGTGAACCACTTCCATGCCGCGACCACCCAGCACGAATGATGGTCGCACCATCACGGGGTAACCGATCTTGGCGGCAATTTGCCGGGCTTCAGCAAAACTGCTGGCCATGCCGGATTCAGGCATGGGAATGTTCATCCGCTCCATCATCTGCCGGAAACGATCGCGGTCCTCGGCCAGATCAATTACGTCGGGTATTGTCCCGAGCACTTTGACTCCGGCGGCCTCGAGTTCCTTGGCGATATTGAGCGGGGTTTGCCCGCCAAACTGCACCACCACGCCTTCGGGCTTTTCCTTCTCGTAAATCGCGAGCACATCCTCGACGGTCAGCGGCTCGAAATAAAGTTTGTCGGACGTGTCGTAATCGGTGGAAACCGTTTCCGGATTGCAGTTCACCATGATGGTTTCGTAACCAGCTTCGCGCAGCGCGAACGCGGCGTGAACGCAGCAGTAATCAAACTCGATGCCCTGCCCGATGCGGTTCGGGCCACCCCCCAGTACCATGACTTTTTTACGCGCGCTGACGGGCGCTTGATCCGGGCGATTGTAAGTCGAGTAGTAATAGCAGGTGCCCGTCGCCGCGCCACTCACCGGCAGTGCGTCCCAGGCTGCCACCACGCCGAGTTTCTTGCGGCGTTCGCGAATCTGCGCCTCGGGCACCCCGAGAATCTTGCTCAAGTATTTGTCCGCGAACCCATCCCGCTTGGCCTGAACCAACAAATCATCCGGCAAGGTCTGGCCTTTGAATTGCAGCAGCTTTTCCTCCAGCTCAACCAGTTCCTTCATCTGCTCGATGAACCACGGTTTGATGGCGGTTTTGGCGTGCAGTTCGGCCACGGTCGCACCCTTGCGCAACGCTTCATACATGATCCACTGTCGCTCGCTGGAGGCTTCGTTGAGCAGCGTCATCAACTCCGACAGGGAGCGGCGGTTGAAATCCCGGGCAAAGCCCAGACCGTGCCGTCCATTTTCCAACGAACGAATGGCCTTTTGAAACGCCTCCTTGTAGGTCTTGCCGATGCTCATCACTTCGCCGACCGCGCGCATTTGCGTGCCGAGCTTGTCCACGGAGCCTTTGAACTTCTCGAACGCCCAACGCGCGAATTTCACGACCACGTAATCGCCGGAAGGCGTGTACTTCTCCAACGTACCGTCGCGCCAATACGGGATTTCATCCAACGTCATGCCCGTCGCGAGTTTGGCGGACACGAGCGCGATCGGAAATCCGGTGGCTTTTGAAGCCAACGCCGAAGAGCGGGAGGTGCGGGGATTGATTTCGATGATGACGACGCGCCCGGTCTTGGGGTCATGGGCAAACTGAGTATTCGTGCCGCCAATGACGCCGATGGATTCAACGATGCGGTAGGCGTAATCCTGCAACTTGGCTTGCAACTTCGGATCAATCGTCAGCATCGGCGCGACGCAATACGAATCGCCGGTATGCACACCCATCGCATCCACGTTCTCGATGAAGCAAACCGTAATCATCTGGTTTTTGGCATCGCGAACGACCTCCAATTCCAGTTCCTCCCAACCCAGCACCGATTCCTCGACGAGCACCTGCCCCACCATGCTGGCGGCCAGACCGCGGCTGACCACGGTGCGCAATTCCTCGACGTTATAGACCAATCCGCCGCCCGTG
Coding sequences:
- the carB gene encoding carbamoyl-phosphate synthase large subunit; protein product: MSRRNDIKKVLIIGSGPIIIGQACEFDYSGTQACKALRALGYQIVLVNSNPATIMTDPDTADITYIEPLTIPSLTEIIEKERPDALLPNLGGQTGLNLSSQLAKAGVLAKYGVQIIGVDLDAIEKGEDRIVFKETMKRLGIDLPQSAPAFTVEEAEKVATDLGYPVVIRPAYTMGGTGGGLVYNVEELRTVVSRGLAASMVGQVLVEESVLGWEELELEVVRDAKNQMITVCFIENVDAMGVHTGDSYCVAPMLTIDPKLQAKLQDYAYRIVESIGVIGGTNTQFAHDPKTGRVVIIEINPRTSRSSALASKATGFPIALVSAKLATGMTLDEIPYWRDGTLEKYTPSGDYVVVKFARWAFEKFKGSVDKLGTQMRAVGEVMSIGKTYKEAFQKAIRSLENGRHGLGFARDFNRRSLSELMTLLNEASSERQWIMYEALRKGATVAELHAKTAIKPWFIEQMKELVELEEKLLQFKGQTLPDDLLVQAKRDGFADKYLSKILGVPEAQIRERRKKLGVVAAWDALPVSGAATGTCYYYSTYNRPDQAPVSARKKVMVLGGGPNRIGQGIEFDYCCVHAAFALREAGYETIMVNCNPETVSTDYDTSDKLYFEPLTVEDVLAIYEKEKPEGVVVQFGGQTPLNIAKELEAAGVKVLGTIPDVIDLAEDRDRFRQMMERMNIPMPESGMASSFAEARQIAAKIGYPVMVRPSFVLGGRGMEVVHDEEMLKEYVNKAVDLSPDRPILIDRFLDNAIEAEADALADGTDAFVPAVMEHIEQAGIHSGDSACAIPPVTLSAQHIKTIEEYTLRISRELKVCGVMNIQYAICQDRVYVIEANPRASRTVPLVSKVCNVPMARIATQLMLGAKLKDLKLQRKTIPHIGVKEVVLPFNMFPEVDPVLGPEMRSTGEVLGMAPSFGLAYFKSQEAALSALPQKGTVFISVTNKDKPAILNTAREFQKLGFRIKATDGTHKFLGDHGVKAELSYKIHEHQRPNIADEIKSREIDLIVNTPAGKMSAQDDAYIRKAAIKYKVPYLTTTAAAHAAVLGIAEYRAGKAAVKSLQAYHRDIV